A genomic window from Arthrobacter globiformis includes:
- a CDS encoding ABC transporter ATP-binding protein, with protein sequence MSDVLEMAAVSVVRGAKTLLSKVDWQVREGERWVILGPNGAGKTTLLQIAAARLHPTSGVAGILDESLGKVDVFELRPRIGLSSAALANQIPEYEKVLNVVVTAAYGVTGRWREGYEKDDERRAFALLNDWGMGPLLNRRFSTLSEGERKRVQIARALMTDPELLLLDEPAAGLDLGGREDLVHRLSQLAMDEDAPAIVLVTHHLEEVPPGFTHAMLMRDGGVVAAGPVEGVLTSGNLSETFGLPLDVSVNAGRYTATARR encoded by the coding sequence ATGAGTGATGTTCTTGAAATGGCCGCCGTCAGCGTTGTGCGCGGAGCCAAAACGCTCCTGAGCAAGGTGGACTGGCAGGTCAGGGAAGGCGAGCGGTGGGTCATCCTTGGACCCAACGGCGCCGGCAAGACCACTCTGCTGCAGATTGCCGCTGCGCGGCTCCATCCCACCAGTGGTGTCGCCGGCATCCTGGACGAAAGCCTCGGAAAGGTTGACGTCTTCGAACTGCGGCCGCGGATCGGCCTCTCCTCGGCCGCCCTGGCCAACCAGATCCCCGAATACGAGAAGGTGCTCAACGTCGTGGTCACCGCGGCCTACGGCGTGACCGGCCGCTGGCGCGAGGGCTACGAAAAGGATGACGAGCGCCGCGCCTTTGCCCTCCTGAACGACTGGGGCATGGGCCCGCTCCTGAACCGCAGGTTCTCCACGCTCTCCGAGGGTGAACGCAAGCGCGTTCAGATCGCCCGGGCCCTCATGACCGACCCCGAACTGCTGCTGCTGGACGAACCCGCCGCCGGTCTCGACCTGGGCGGCCGCGAGGACCTGGTGCACCGCCTTAGCCAGCTGGCCATGGACGAGGATGCCCCCGCGATCGTGCTGGTCACCCACCACCTTGAGGAAGTCCCGCCGGGCTTCACTCACGCCATGCTCATGCGCGACGGCGGAGTGGTGGCTGCCGGGCCGGTCGAAGGGGTCCTCACGTCGGGCAACCTGAGCGAGACCTTTGGCCTGCCCCTGGACGTCTCGGTCAACGCCGGCCGTTACACGGCAACCGCCCGCCGCTAG
- a CDS encoding ArsR/SmtB family transcription factor has product MNADKQVCRLDVDSQYVELAVEIFAMLADATRVRIILALREGEMAVGALAEVVGKSPAAVSQHLAKMRLARMVSTRQDGTKVLYRLENEHARQLVADAIFQAEHALGGQPSHHRMKGTAS; this is encoded by the coding sequence ATGAACGCAGATAAGCAGGTTTGCAGGCTCGACGTCGACAGCCAGTACGTGGAGCTCGCAGTTGAGATCTTCGCCATGCTGGCGGACGCCACAAGGGTGCGGATCATCCTGGCTCTCCGCGAGGGCGAGATGGCCGTGGGGGCTTTGGCCGAGGTGGTGGGAAAGTCACCGGCGGCGGTGTCCCAGCACCTGGCCAAAATGCGGCTGGCGCGCATGGTTTCCACGCGCCAGGACGGGACCAAGGTCCTGTACCGGCTCGAAAACGAGCACGCACGCCAGCTCGTCGCGGATGCAATCTTCCAGGCCGAGCATGCGCTCGGCGGGCAGCCGTCCCACCACCGCATGAAGGGAACCGCATCATGA
- a CDS encoding cation diffusion facilitator family transporter: MSDRTQTTGVPAGGSAPDRHEHEHSGHDHSGHGHGHDHSEHEHEHDHSEHEHDHDPSHGHDHSHGHGHTHHKGLKGWLFELFIPHTHDAADSVDDALEASAQGIRALKISLFMLLGTTVLQFLVVLVSGSVALLADTIHNFSDALTAVPLWVAFILGRRAATRRYTYGFGRAEDLAGLFIVAVVALSAVLAAWQSVDRLIHPQVLQNLGWVIGAGLIGFAGNEAVAIYRIRIGRRIGSAALVADGVHARMDGFTSLAVVLGAGGVMLGFPLADPIVGLLISAAIIMLLWGTVRSIGRRLMDGIEPELVDRARHALEGTPGVIDVKRVQLRWVGHRLQGAATIAVDDDASLRLAEQTLHEARHRLRHALPKLDDMVLTPTVAGMHAS; encoded by the coding sequence ATGAGCGACCGGACGCAGACCACCGGCGTGCCCGCGGGCGGAAGCGCCCCGGACCGCCACGAGCACGAGCACAGTGGGCACGATCACAGTGGGCACGGGCACGGGCACGATCACAGTGAGCACGAGCACGAGCACGATCACAGTGAGCACGAGCACGATCACGACCCCTCACACGGCCACGACCACTCGCACGGTCACGGGCATACGCATCACAAGGGCCTGAAGGGCTGGCTATTCGAGCTGTTCATCCCGCACACCCATGACGCGGCCGACTCTGTTGATGACGCCCTGGAAGCAAGCGCGCAGGGCATCCGGGCGCTGAAGATTAGCCTGTTCATGCTGCTCGGGACGACCGTACTGCAGTTCCTTGTCGTCCTGGTGAGCGGTTCGGTTGCCTTGCTGGCCGATACGATTCACAACTTTTCCGACGCCCTGACCGCCGTTCCTCTCTGGGTGGCGTTCATTCTGGGGCGCCGTGCGGCCACCCGCCGCTACACCTATGGCTTCGGCCGGGCAGAGGACCTGGCAGGGCTGTTCATCGTCGCCGTCGTTGCTCTCTCGGCGGTCCTGGCGGCCTGGCAGTCGGTGGACCGGCTGATCCACCCGCAGGTGCTCCAGAATCTGGGCTGGGTCATCGGCGCAGGGCTGATCGGCTTCGCCGGAAACGAAGCAGTGGCGATCTACCGCATCAGGATCGGGCGGCGGATTGGCTCGGCGGCGCTGGTTGCCGACGGCGTTCACGCGCGGATGGATGGCTTCACGTCGCTGGCTGTGGTTCTCGGCGCCGGCGGCGTCATGCTCGGTTTCCCCTTGGCGGACCCGATCGTTGGCCTGCTGATCTCCGCGGCCATCATCATGCTGCTGTGGGGAACCGTCCGCAGCATCGGGCGCCGGCTGATGGACGGAATCGAGCCGGAACTCGTGGACCGCGCCCGCCACGCCCTTGAGGGTACGCCTGGCGTGATCGACGTGAAGCGCGTGCAGCTGCGGTGGGTTGGGCACCGCCTTCAAGGTGCGGCGACCATCGCCGTGGACGACGACGCCAGTCTTCGGCTGGCTGAACAGACCCTGCATGAAGCGAGGCACCGGCTCCGGCACGCCCTGCCCAAACTCGACGACATGGTGCTGACGCCCACGGTTGCCGGTATGCACGCGTCGTAG
- a CDS encoding sulfite exporter TauE/SafE family protein, with product MEFFSGILVFFAGLWAGTINSVVGSGTLVTFPVLIALGIAPVTASMSNAMGLVAGGAAGAWGYRRELKGRGRQLLRLLPASLLGGITGAWLLLHLPEKVFHYAAPVLIVLALLMVVFQPRLQRWVRNREENPEHALRDKHHGVLLVVLVFLAGVYGGYFVAAQGILLVGILGVFMTGTIQNANAMKNVLVLGVNLIAAASYLLFAFDRINWAVVAIIAVSSLIGGLVGAKVGRRLSPPVLRGVIFALGLVALGFLVANLLK from the coding sequence GTGGAGTTTTTCAGCGGCATCCTTGTGTTCTTCGCCGGCCTCTGGGCGGGCACCATCAACAGCGTCGTCGGGTCCGGAACGCTTGTCACCTTCCCGGTGCTGATCGCCCTGGGCATCGCACCGGTAACGGCCTCCATGAGCAATGCCATGGGCCTCGTAGCCGGCGGCGCCGCGGGGGCGTGGGGTTACCGCCGCGAGCTGAAAGGCCGCGGCCGGCAGCTCCTGCGGCTGCTCCCGGCGTCCCTGCTGGGCGGCATCACCGGGGCCTGGCTCCTGCTCCACCTGCCGGAGAAGGTCTTCCACTACGCGGCGCCGGTCCTCATTGTCCTGGCCCTGCTGATGGTGGTGTTCCAGCCCCGGCTGCAGCGCTGGGTTCGAAACCGTGAGGAAAACCCCGAGCACGCCCTGCGGGACAAGCACCACGGCGTCTTGCTCGTGGTCCTCGTCTTCCTCGCCGGAGTCTACGGCGGCTACTTCGTGGCGGCACAGGGAATCCTGCTGGTGGGCATCCTCGGCGTGTTCATGACGGGCACCATCCAGAACGCCAACGCCATGAAAAACGTCCTGGTACTGGGCGTGAACCTGATCGCGGCCGCCTCCTATCTGCTGTTTGCCTTCGACCGGATCAATTGGGCAGTGGTGGCCATCATCGCCGTCAGCTCCCTCATCGGCGGCCTCGTCGGCGCCAAGGTGGGCCGCAGGCTGTCCCCGCCCGTACTGCGCGGCGTGATCTTTGCCCTCGGCCTGGTGGCGCTCGGGTTCCTGGTCGCGAACCTGCTCAAGTGA
- a CDS encoding type B 50S ribosomal protein L31, with translation MKSDIHPKYEAVVFNDLASGTKFLTRSTVSSSKTIEWEDGNTYPVIDVEISSESHPFYTGKQRIMDSAGRVERFNARFKGFGGKK, from the coding sequence ATGAAGTCTGATATCCACCCGAAGTACGAAGCTGTTGTTTTCAACGACCTGGCCTCCGGCACGAAGTTCCTGACCCGCTCCACCGTGTCTTCCTCGAAGACCATCGAGTGGGAAGACGGCAACACCTACCCGGTCATCGACGTCGAAATCTCCTCCGAGTCCCACCCGTTCTACACGGGCAAGCAGCGCATCATGGACTCCGCTGGCCGCGTCGAGCGCTTCAACGCTCGCTTCAAGGGCTTCGGCGGCAAGAAGTAA
- a CDS encoding TrmH family RNA methyltransferase: protein MTFHYLESAADPRVADYTQLTDVHLRKLREPAEGMYIAESSRVLRRALAAGHRPRSFFLAEKWVADLADIFEQYPDVPAYIGSAGLLEEITGFHLHRGAMAAMHRPAPVPLPELLAGARRVAVLEDIVDHTNVGAIFRSAAALDVDAVLVSPRCGDPLYRRSVRVSMGTVFQVPWARLDSWPQDLTLLKEQGFTVAAMELTDDAVDLDELAARNPERLALVLGTEGAGMSADTLAAVDLAVKIPMRAGVDSLNVAAASAVAFWELRPRA from the coding sequence GTGACTTTCCACTATCTCGAGTCTGCCGCGGACCCGCGCGTCGCCGACTACACCCAGCTGACGGACGTGCACCTCCGGAAACTCCGAGAACCCGCCGAGGGCATGTACATCGCCGAATCCTCCCGCGTCCTGCGGCGCGCCCTCGCTGCCGGACACCGGCCACGGTCGTTTTTCCTCGCCGAGAAATGGGTTGCGGACCTCGCGGACATCTTCGAGCAGTACCCTGACGTTCCCGCGTACATCGGCAGCGCAGGCCTCCTGGAGGAAATCACCGGGTTCCACCTGCACCGCGGAGCGATGGCGGCCATGCACCGCCCCGCCCCGGTTCCGCTGCCGGAACTGCTGGCCGGGGCCAGGCGCGTGGCGGTCCTCGAGGACATCGTGGACCACACCAACGTGGGTGCCATCTTCCGGTCGGCAGCAGCACTGGACGTCGACGCCGTCCTGGTCTCGCCCCGCTGCGGCGACCCGCTGTACCGCCGCAGCGTCCGCGTCAGCATGGGCACCGTCTTCCAGGTGCCGTGGGCCAGGCTGGACAGCTGGCCGCAGGACCTGACCCTCCTCAAGGAGCAGGGGTTCACGGTGGCAGCCATGGAGCTCACCGACGACGCCGTGGACCTGGACGAGCTGGCGGCAAGAAACCCGGAGCGGCTCGCCCTGGTGCTGGGCACGGAAGGTGCCGGCATGAGCGCAGACACGCTTGCCGCCGTCGACCTCGCCGTCAAGATCCCGATGCGCGCTGGCGTGGACTCGCTCAACGTCGCGGCGGCGTCCGCCGTCGCTTTCTGGGAGCTGCGGCCGCGCGCCTGA